One window of the Dermacentor andersoni chromosome 10, qqDerAnde1_hic_scaffold, whole genome shotgun sequence genome contains the following:
- the LOC126519186 gene encoding uncharacterized protein encodes MNSLVCSVLLSVLVASAFGGFIGGGGGGLGGGLGGGYVGGGGLGGYGGGYGGSYGGGYGGGLGGGVGFGGLGAGGLGGGGGAVGVGSSVVLLSGGRAGAGKSVAGPAFLVRTVHHVNQVSGGGAVVAHSGIGGVGGGAGVGGAGLGGGFGGLGGGLGGYGGGVTYGGYGGYGGYGAGGYGGYGGYGAGGYGGGGAVGKVVLVKHHK; translated from the exons ATGAACTCCCTG GTCTGCAGCGTCCTGCTAAGTGTCCTGGTTGCCAGCGCCTTCGGAGGTTTCATtggaggtggcggcggtggtcTAGGCGGCGGTCTGGGTGGTGGATACGTTGGTGGAGGTGGTCTCGGTGGCTACGGCGGAGGCTACGGCGGAAGCTACGGTGGGGGCTACGGCGGAGGTCTCGGAGGCGGCGTCGGTTTCGGAGGTCTGGGTGCCGGTGGCCTCGGCGGAGGCGGCGGTGCCGTCGGTGTCGGAAGCAGCGTCGTCCTGCTCAGCGGTGGCCGGGCGGGTGCCGGCAAGTCCGTGGCCGGACCGGCCTTCCTGGTCCGCACTGTACACCACGTCAATCAGGTCAGCGGCGGCGGAGCCGTCGTGGCCCACTCCGGAATCGGAGGCGTCGGCGGAGGCGCCGGCGTTGGAGGTGCCGGTCTCGGCGGTGGCTTTGGAGGTCTCGGAGGTGGCCTCGGAGGTTACGGAGGTGGCGTCACCTATGGTGGCTATGGTGGTTACGGGGGCTACGGCGCTGGTGGATACGGTGGCTACGGTGGTTACGGCGCTGGCGGCTATGGCGGCGGTGGTGCCGTCGGCAAGGTCGTGCTCGTCAAGCACCACAAATAG